From a region of the Corallococcus coralloides DSM 2259 genome:
- a CDS encoding phytanoyl-CoA dioxygenase family protein: MLSVEAEGLDVAAVLAHYEAQGFARLGRVLDDAGVEALRERADDLMLGRVVYPGMFFQPDATTGRYEDAPLGLGWQGPSLDYRKLEKLEKDPRFLAWMENPLFERIARARIPGDIVLYRAILFHKGPAGGSNLPFHQDGGKLWGLTREPDLQIWTALDDAPEGGGCLEVIPGSHRAGLVTALGGVIPPDRVEAADAEAHVVPLPVRAGEALLVHNHVWHRSGRGRPGQRRRAFSACYMSADTTCVRKKKAPRVFPPMFRHPVRGA, encoded by the coding sequence ATGCTCAGCGTGGAGGCGGAAGGGTTGGACGTGGCGGCCGTGCTCGCCCACTACGAGGCGCAAGGCTTCGCGCGCCTGGGCCGTGTGCTGGACGACGCGGGCGTGGAGGCGCTGCGCGAGCGGGCGGACGACCTGATGCTCGGCCGCGTGGTGTATCCGGGGATGTTCTTCCAACCCGACGCCACCACCGGCCGCTACGAGGACGCGCCCCTGGGGCTGGGCTGGCAGGGCCCGTCCCTCGACTACCGCAAGCTGGAGAAGTTGGAGAAGGATCCGCGCTTCCTCGCGTGGATGGAGAACCCGCTGTTCGAACGGATCGCCCGCGCGCGCATCCCCGGCGACATCGTCCTGTACCGCGCCATCCTCTTCCACAAGGGCCCGGCGGGCGGCAGCAACCTGCCCTTCCACCAGGACGGCGGAAAGCTGTGGGGCCTCACGCGCGAGCCGGACCTGCAAATCTGGACCGCGCTGGACGACGCGCCGGAGGGCGGCGGCTGTCTGGAGGTGATCCCCGGCAGTCACCGCGCGGGCCTGGTGACGGCGCTGGGTGGCGTGATTCCCCCGGACCGCGTGGAGGCGGCGGACGCGGAGGCTCACGTGGTGCCCCTGCCGGTGCGGGCCGGAGAGGCGCTGCTCGTGCACAACCACGTCTGGCACCGCTCCGGGCGTGGCAGGCCCGGGCAGCGGCGGCGCGCGTTCTCCGCCTGCTACATGAGCGCGGACACCACCTGCGTGCGCAAGAAGAAGGCCCCGCGCGTGTTCCCTCCGATGTTCCGTCACCCGGTGCGCGGCGCCTGA
- a CDS encoding acyl-CoA dehydrogenase family protein has translation MSFFQAPPGLGNQYDDDAFFQSYLARTLPEEMFRSLQDDFRELGELGGKYFYEFQQRDRLNEPVLTQWSPWGQRIDHIEVTPLWKEAEALTARKGLVAVAYEQKNGALSRVHQFALNYLVQPSLDVYSCPLAMTDGAARSLLSLGNQALIDHALPHLTSRDPATFWTSGQWMTERTGGSDVGLTLTEARQSPEGWRLYGTKWFTSATTAQMALTLARPTGNGPGGKGLALFFVETRDAQGRLNGIQINRLKDKLGTRKVPTAELTLDGTLAVPVAGLTDGIRNMAMMLNVTRTWNAMGATWSMRRAMALAHDYAKRRVQFGAPLSEKPLHMDTLAGLEAEFQAGFLLAFRGVELLGKLETRTATEQELLLQRLVTPLAKLTTGRQVVHITSEVTESFGGAGYVEDTGLPRIQADAQVLSIWEGTTNVLSLDSLRALAKEGTLEAFFHEVEGRLSKVTDAGLRPCVKTAHDALEHARAWVSGAMANPTTMEAGARRFSLTLGRTLELALLSEHAQWCLEHGHGPRSRAAARRFRQNGVDLIQDEIDLDDSRLLG, from the coding sequence ATGAGCTTCTTCCAGGCGCCCCCCGGTCTAGGCAACCAGTACGACGACGACGCGTTCTTCCAGAGCTACCTCGCCCGCACCCTTCCCGAGGAAATGTTCCGCTCGCTCCAGGATGACTTCCGCGAGCTGGGGGAGCTGGGAGGCAAGTACTTCTACGAGTTCCAGCAGCGCGACCGGCTGAACGAGCCCGTGCTCACGCAGTGGAGCCCGTGGGGTCAGCGCATCGACCACATCGAGGTGACTCCGCTGTGGAAGGAGGCGGAGGCGCTGACCGCGAGGAAGGGCCTGGTCGCGGTGGCCTACGAGCAGAAGAACGGCGCGCTCAGCCGCGTGCACCAGTTCGCGTTGAACTACCTGGTGCAGCCGTCGTTGGACGTCTACTCGTGCCCGCTGGCGATGACGGATGGCGCGGCGCGGTCGCTGCTGTCGCTGGGCAACCAGGCACTCATCGACCACGCCCTGCCCCACCTGACGTCGCGGGATCCGGCGACGTTCTGGACGTCCGGCCAGTGGATGACGGAGCGCACGGGCGGCTCGGACGTGGGGCTGACGCTGACGGAGGCGCGGCAGTCCCCCGAGGGCTGGCGCCTGTACGGCACGAAGTGGTTCACGTCCGCGACGACGGCGCAGATGGCGCTGACGCTGGCGCGGCCCACGGGCAATGGCCCCGGCGGCAAGGGGCTGGCGCTCTTCTTCGTGGAGACGCGGGACGCGCAGGGCCGGCTCAATGGCATCCAGATCAACCGGCTGAAGGACAAGCTGGGGACGCGCAAGGTGCCCACGGCGGAGCTGACGCTGGACGGGACGCTGGCGGTGCCGGTGGCGGGGCTGACGGACGGCATCCGCAACATGGCGATGATGCTGAACGTGACGCGCACCTGGAACGCGATGGGCGCCACGTGGAGCATGCGCCGCGCGATGGCGCTGGCGCACGACTACGCGAAGCGCCGGGTGCAGTTCGGCGCGCCGCTGTCGGAGAAGCCGCTGCACATGGACACGCTGGCGGGGCTGGAGGCGGAGTTCCAGGCGGGCTTCCTGCTGGCGTTCCGCGGGGTGGAGCTGCTGGGCAAGCTGGAGACGCGCACGGCGACGGAGCAGGAGCTGCTGCTACAACGGCTGGTGACGCCGTTGGCGAAGCTGACCACGGGCCGGCAGGTGGTGCACATCACGTCGGAGGTGACGGAGTCCTTCGGCGGCGCGGGCTACGTGGAGGACACGGGCCTGCCGCGCATCCAGGCGGACGCGCAGGTGCTGTCCATCTGGGAGGGCACGACGAACGTGCTGTCGTTGGACTCGCTGCGCGCGCTGGCGAAGGAAGGCACGCTGGAGGCGTTCTTCCACGAGGTGGAGGGCCGGCTGTCGAAGGTGACGGACGCGGGCCTGCGGCCGTGCGTGAAGACGGCGCACGACGCGCTGGAGCACGCGCGGGCCTGGGTGTCCGGCGCGATGGCGAACCCCACCACGATGGAGGCCGGGGCGCGGCGCTTCTCCCTGACGCTGGGGCGCACGCTGGAGCTGGCGCTGCTCAGCGAGCACGCGCAGTGGTGCCTGGAGCACGGGCACGGCCCGCGCAGCCGGGCGGCGGCGCGGCGGTTCCGGCAGAACGGCGTGGACCTCATCCAGGATGAAATCGACCTGGATGATTCGCGGCTCCTGGGCTGA
- a CDS encoding phytanoyl-CoA dioxygenase family protein translates to MSVLSPEQCQRFATDGYLVLPSFVDGGTCERMRAVILEQLASGDGPVEYEAHVAYPGSPASIDAEGGRTVRRLLKAHGRSPLFAAWFDDARMQEALGQLLDGPVVQARAHHNCVMTKQPRFSSDTGWHQDVRYWAFTRPELISTWLALGTETPENGGLKVLPGTHRMQFAPERYDAKLFLRPDLPENAALIESAQYVRLSPGDVLLFHARLFHAASRNHTAETKYSVVATYRRTDNPAIPGSRSELAG, encoded by the coding sequence ATGTCCGTCCTGAGCCCCGAGCAGTGCCAGCGCTTCGCCACCGATGGGTATCTCGTCCTGCCGTCCTTCGTGGACGGCGGGACGTGTGAGCGGATGCGGGCCGTCATCCTGGAGCAGTTGGCCTCCGGAGACGGGCCGGTGGAGTACGAGGCCCACGTGGCCTATCCGGGTTCGCCGGCAAGCATCGACGCCGAGGGCGGCCGGACGGTGCGGCGGTTGTTGAAGGCGCATGGGCGCTCGCCCCTGTTCGCGGCGTGGTTCGACGACGCGCGGATGCAGGAGGCGCTGGGGCAGCTGCTGGACGGGCCGGTGGTGCAGGCGCGGGCGCACCACAACTGCGTGATGACGAAGCAGCCGCGTTTCTCGTCGGACACGGGGTGGCACCAGGACGTGAGGTATTGGGCCTTCACGCGGCCGGAGCTCATCTCCACCTGGTTGGCATTGGGCACGGAGACGCCGGAGAACGGCGGTTTGAAGGTGCTGCCCGGTACGCACCGGATGCAGTTCGCGCCGGAGCGCTACGACGCGAAGCTGTTCCTGCGGCCGGACCTGCCGGAGAACGCGGCGCTCATCGAAAGCGCACAATACGTGCGGCTGTCCCCTGGGGACGTGCTGCTCTTCCACGCGCGGCTGTTCCACGCGGCGAGCCGGAACCATACGGCGGAGACGAAGTACTCCGTGGTGGCGACGTACCGGCGGACGGACAACCCGGCCATTCCGGGTTCGCGCTCGGAGCTGGCGGGCTGA
- a CDS encoding error-prone DNA polymerase, which yields MSYAELVCRSHFSFLHGASHPEELVATAARLGLSALALTDRDGLYGVVKAHLAAKEHGVKLLLGAELTLEDGPPVVVYARDATGYSNLCRLVSHGRMTHPKGEAGVPWRKVAEHASGLLALLPAPASLEAVAPLAEAFPGGFHVGLSRSLSAGDAAREARAEALARALGAPLVVHNDVHTHHRDRQVLQDVLTAIRHGVTVDQAGTRLFPNAERTLKSPGDMARLFADRPEALARTVELASRCEASLDALHYRFPEEDLPQGRTADEHLRALTEAGLRTRYPGGVPPAVTKQIDHELRLIAALDFAGYFLSLWDIVMFARGRGILCQGRGSAANSAVCYALGITAIDPVRMGLLFERFLSMERKEPPDIDVDFEHERREEVLQYVYEKHGRRHAGMVCEVICYRGRLALREAGKALGLSLDQVDRLSRVASSHGFQVTPDVLQEAGLSPTDGRVLRTLSVAKELEGVPRHLSIHVGGFVMTREPLVDLVPVENAAMPGRTVIQWEKDDINAVGLLKVDLLALGMLTALSRCFALIHKHYGRELSLATVPPEDPKVYDMLCNADTVGVFQIESRAQMNMLPRLQPREFYDLVVQIALIRPGPIVGNMVHPYLRRRHGQEPVTYPSDEVRGILQKTLGVPLFQEQAMRLAMVAAGFSAGEADGLRRALSHKQAEARILPYRGRFVEGCEAKGYTRKQAEEWFDHFRGFAHYGFPESHSASFALIAYASSWLKCHYPAAFTAALLNSQPMGFYAPHTLVADVQRHGVEVRPVDVRRSSWDCTLEDGAVRLGLRMVRGLGESSGRAVETARRGDYTSVGDLARRARIPRHELTRLALSGALASLCGARRQALWEIQALGPLDSDDLFFGMPMDGTAVQLPPMGVQERVVADYDTVGLSLEKHPLELLRPTLKRMGAVTAEGLKRVSAGRPVKVGGMMICRQMPPTAKGICFISLEDETGIANLVVPSEVYARCRQEIHGALFLVGEGMLERSGKVTNVKTRSVVSVRQ from the coding sequence GTGAGCTACGCCGAGCTGGTCTGCCGGTCCCACTTCTCCTTCCTGCACGGCGCCTCCCATCCGGAGGAGCTGGTGGCCACCGCGGCCCGGCTGGGGCTGTCCGCGCTGGCGCTGACGGATCGGGACGGGCTCTACGGCGTGGTGAAGGCGCACCTGGCGGCGAAGGAGCACGGCGTGAAGCTGCTCCTGGGCGCGGAGCTGACGCTGGAGGACGGCCCGCCGGTGGTGGTGTACGCGCGGGACGCCACCGGGTACTCGAACCTGTGCCGGCTGGTGTCCCACGGCCGGATGACGCACCCCAAGGGGGAGGCGGGCGTGCCCTGGCGCAAGGTGGCGGAGCACGCGTCGGGGCTGCTCGCGCTGCTCCCGGCGCCCGCGTCGCTGGAGGCGGTGGCCCCGCTGGCGGAGGCGTTTCCCGGCGGCTTCCACGTGGGCCTGAGCCGCTCGCTGTCCGCAGGGGACGCGGCCCGGGAGGCGCGAGCGGAAGCGCTGGCCCGCGCGCTGGGCGCGCCGCTGGTGGTCCACAACGACGTGCACACGCACCACCGCGACCGGCAGGTGCTCCAGGACGTGCTCACGGCCATCCGGCACGGGGTGACGGTGGATCAGGCGGGCACGCGGCTGTTCCCGAACGCGGAGCGGACGCTGAAGTCCCCCGGGGACATGGCCCGGCTGTTCGCGGACCGGCCGGAGGCGCTGGCGCGCACGGTGGAGCTGGCGTCGCGGTGCGAGGCGTCCCTGGACGCGCTGCACTACCGCTTCCCGGAGGAGGACCTGCCGCAAGGCCGCACGGCGGACGAACACCTGCGAGCGCTCACGGAGGCGGGCCTGCGCACGCGCTATCCCGGGGGCGTGCCGCCCGCGGTGACGAAGCAGATCGACCACGAGCTGAGGCTCATCGCGGCGCTGGACTTCGCGGGGTACTTCCTGTCGCTGTGGGACATCGTGATGTTCGCGCGGGGGCGGGGCATCCTGTGCCAGGGACGGGGCAGCGCGGCGAACTCGGCGGTCTGCTACGCGCTGGGCATCACGGCCATTGATCCGGTGCGGATGGGGCTCTTGTTCGAGCGCTTCCTCAGCATGGAGCGCAAGGAGCCGCCGGACATCGACGTGGACTTCGAGCACGAGCGGCGCGAGGAGGTGCTCCAGTACGTCTACGAGAAGCACGGCCGCCGGCACGCGGGAATGGTGTGCGAGGTCATCTGCTACCGGGGGCGGCTCGCGCTGCGCGAGGCGGGCAAGGCGCTGGGGCTGTCGTTGGATCAGGTGGACCGGCTGTCGCGGGTCGCGTCGTCGCACGGCTTCCAGGTGACGCCGGACGTGCTTCAAGAAGCGGGGCTGTCACCGACGGACGGGCGGGTGCTGCGGACGCTGTCGGTGGCGAAGGAGCTGGAGGGCGTGCCCCGGCACCTGTCCATCCACGTGGGCGGCTTCGTGATGACGCGCGAGCCGCTGGTGGACCTGGTGCCGGTGGAGAACGCGGCGATGCCGGGCCGCACGGTCATCCAGTGGGAGAAGGATGACATCAACGCGGTGGGCCTCTTGAAGGTGGACCTGCTGGCGCTGGGCATGTTGACGGCGCTGTCGCGCTGCTTCGCCCTGATCCACAAGCACTACGGCCGCGAGCTGTCCCTGGCCACGGTGCCGCCGGAGGACCCGAAGGTCTACGACATGCTGTGCAACGCGGACACGGTGGGCGTGTTCCAGATTGAGAGCCGCGCGCAGATGAACATGCTGCCGCGGCTGCAGCCCCGGGAGTTCTACGACCTGGTGGTGCAGATCGCCCTCATCCGGCCGGGGCCCATCGTGGGCAACATGGTGCACCCGTACCTGCGAAGGCGGCACGGCCAGGAGCCGGTGACGTACCCCAGCGACGAGGTGCGCGGCATCCTCCAGAAGACGCTGGGCGTGCCGCTCTTCCAGGAGCAGGCGATGCGGCTCGCGATGGTGGCGGCGGGCTTCAGCGCGGGAGAGGCGGACGGCCTGCGGCGGGCGTTGAGCCACAAGCAGGCGGAGGCGCGCATCCTCCCGTACCGGGGCCGCTTCGTGGAGGGCTGCGAGGCGAAGGGCTACACGCGAAAGCAGGCGGAGGAGTGGTTCGACCACTTCCGGGGGTTCGCGCACTACGGGTTCCCGGAGAGCCACTCCGCGAGCTTCGCGTTGATTGCCTATGCGTCCAGCTGGCTGAAGTGCCACTACCCGGCGGCCTTCACGGCGGCGCTGCTCAATTCCCAGCCCATGGGGTTCTACGCGCCGCACACGCTGGTGGCGGACGTGCAGCGGCACGGCGTGGAGGTGCGGCCTGTGGACGTGCGCCGCTCGAGCTGGGACTGCACGTTGGAGGATGGGGCGGTGCGGCTGGGGTTGAGGATGGTGCGGGGGCTGGGCGAGTCCTCGGGCCGGGCGGTGGAGACCGCGAGGCGGGGGGACTACACGAGCGTGGGAGACCTAGCACGGCGGGCGCGCATTCCCCGGCATGAACTGACGCGGCTGGCGTTGTCAGGGGCGCTGGCGTCGCTGTGCGGGGCGCGGAGGCAGGCGCTGTGGGAGATCCAGGCGCTGGGGCCGCTGGACTCGGACGACCTGTTCTTCGGCATGCCCATGGATGGTACGGCGGTGCAATTGCCGCCCATGGGCGTCCAGGAGCGGGTGGTGGCGGATTACGACACGGTGGGGCTGTCGCTGGAGAAGCACCCGCTGGAGCTGCTCCGGCCCACGTTGAAGCGGATGGGGGCGGTGACGGCGGAGGGACTGAAGCGGGTGTCGGCGGGGCGGCCGGTGAAGGTGGGCGGGATGATGATCTGCCGGCAGATGCCGCCCACGGCGAAGGGGATCTGCTTCATCTCGCTGGAGGACGAGACGGGGATCGCCAACCTGGTGGTGCCCTCGGAGGTGTATGCGCGCTGCAGGCAGGAGATCCACGGCGCGCTGTTCCTCGTGGGGGAGGGGATGCTGGAGCGCTCGGGGAAGGTGACGAACGTGAAGACGCGCAGCGTGGTGTCCGTGCGGCAGTGA
- a CDS encoding alpha/beta fold hydrolase produces MPYRRATHLVSAPDGTRVAVHTHSSGMPEEGRDAALADRPTVLLTNGIGTSENFWRHIVADLEQDHRVVHWDYRGHGMSEESRDNDYRVQVHVDDLERVTEAAMARGDGRPPHHIAFSMGVRILLELYRRRPELVPSMTLIAGTPGVPGSADPRWGPRVALSAAKGMLAAGTPWVPVVAPAVKAFLATPLADPLARAVGALRPRAPREDIAEFLDALYHMSAQAYWRTLRGLTEGHAWDVLPSIRVPVLIIAASNDVLVPLSEVQRLHRALPQAHWLQVDDAGHAGLLEAGTEIAQSVRGFLDAHGLGDSASPQTPGTPG; encoded by the coding sequence ATGCCCTACCGTCGCGCCACGCACCTCGTCTCCGCCCCGGATGGCACCCGGGTGGCGGTCCACACCCACAGTTCGGGCATGCCGGAGGAGGGCCGCGACGCAGCGCTCGCGGACCGCCCCACGGTGCTGCTGACCAACGGCATCGGCACGTCGGAGAACTTCTGGCGCCACATCGTCGCCGACCTGGAGCAGGACCACCGCGTGGTGCACTGGGACTACCGCGGCCACGGCATGAGCGAGGAGTCGCGCGACAACGACTACCGCGTCCAGGTGCACGTGGACGACCTGGAGCGCGTCACCGAGGCGGCCATGGCGCGTGGCGACGGCCGGCCTCCGCACCACATCGCCTTCTCCATGGGCGTGCGCATCCTGCTGGAGCTGTACCGCCGCCGGCCGGAGCTGGTGCCGTCCATGACGCTCATCGCGGGGACGCCGGGCGTGCCGGGCTCGGCGGATCCGCGCTGGGGGCCCCGCGTCGCCTTGTCCGCCGCGAAGGGGATGCTGGCCGCCGGAACGCCCTGGGTGCCGGTGGTGGCGCCCGCGGTGAAGGCCTTCCTCGCGACCCCGCTGGCGGATCCGCTGGCGAGGGCCGTGGGCGCGCTGCGGCCCCGGGCTCCGCGCGAGGACATCGCCGAGTTCCTGGACGCGCTCTACCACATGAGCGCGCAGGCCTACTGGCGCACGCTGCGAGGCCTCACGGAGGGCCACGCCTGGGACGTCCTCCCGTCCATCCGCGTGCCCGTGCTGATCATCGCCGCGAGCAATGACGTCCTCGTGCCCCTGTCGGAAGTGCAGCGGCTGCACCGCGCGCTGCCCCAGGCCCACTGGCTCCAGGTGGATGACGCCGGCCACGCGGGCCTCCTGGAGGCCGGGACGGAGATCGCCCAGTCCGTTCGGGGCTTCCTGGATGCCCATGGATTGGGGGATTCAGCCTCCCCGCAAACCCCCGGAACCCCTGGCTGA
- a CDS encoding NfeD family protein — MDTTAWQLWLIAAIVLGALEIKLSGFVTLWLAVGALMASLMAGAGLGLNSQLFVFTLVSAVLFGASRTIFKNVFMRDAVHLKTGVEAMLGQEAVVTEALADGHGGTVRINGELWMARSLSGPLPEGERVTVEQIEGLKLWVRRPSASHEVALQPARQKKENAGWD, encoded by the coding sequence ATGGACACCACCGCCTGGCAGCTCTGGCTGATCGCCGCCATCGTCCTGGGCGCGCTGGAGATCAAGCTCTCCGGCTTCGTGACGCTCTGGCTCGCCGTGGGGGCGCTGATGGCCTCCCTGATGGCCGGGGCGGGCCTGGGCCTCAACAGCCAGCTCTTCGTCTTCACCCTGGTGTCCGCCGTCCTCTTCGGCGCGTCCCGCACCATCTTCAAGAACGTTTTCATGCGGGACGCCGTGCACTTGAAGACGGGCGTGGAGGCGATGCTGGGCCAGGAGGCCGTGGTGACGGAGGCGCTGGCGGACGGGCACGGGGGCACCGTGCGCATCAACGGAGAGCTGTGGATGGCGCGCTCCCTGTCCGGGCCCCTGCCCGAGGGCGAGCGCGTCACCGTGGAGCAGATCGAAGGCCTCAAGTTGTGGGTGCGACGCCCGTCGGCGTCCCACGAAGTCGCGCTGCAACCAGCGCGGCAGAAGAAGGAGAACGCAGGATGGGACTGA
- a CDS encoding SPFH domain-containing protein has translation MGLTIVLLVAAAAVVFGIVTGVRIVPQAKVMVVERLGKFHRVASSGLNILIPFMDSPRAMEMRAGNRFTRNTLVDLREQVMGFETVQVITHDNVNMEVGSVIYYQIVDPGRALYQVENLALAIEQLTMTNLRNVMGGLTLDQTLTSRETVNTKLRMVLDEATEKWGVKVTRVELREIEPPQAIKSAMAKQMTAERERRAEVTKAEGDKAAAILQAEGEKISRILRAEAERDAEIARAEGHKRAVMLEAEGKAEATRLTFEAIHTGRATPEVLALRYLETLQELGKGDNKMFVPYEATAALGSIATLKEVFAKDDAPAAAPQPQLRAPAPSAAALSAQALARNAAASATLPATRRVQPPSDE, from the coding sequence ATGGGACTGACCATTGTTCTGCTCGTCGCGGCCGCCGCCGTCGTGTTCGGGATCGTCACCGGTGTGCGCATCGTTCCCCAGGCCAAGGTGATGGTCGTGGAGCGGCTGGGGAAGTTCCACCGCGTGGCCTCCAGCGGCCTCAACATCCTCATCCCCTTCATGGACAGCCCGCGCGCCATGGAGATGCGCGCCGGCAACCGCTTCACGCGCAACACCCTGGTGGATCTGCGCGAGCAGGTCATGGGCTTCGAGACCGTCCAGGTCATCACCCATGACAACGTCAACATGGAGGTGGGCTCGGTCATCTACTACCAGATCGTCGATCCCGGCCGGGCGCTCTACCAGGTGGAGAACCTGGCGCTCGCCATCGAGCAGCTCACCATGACGAACCTGCGCAACGTCATGGGCGGCCTCACGTTGGATCAGACGCTGACCAGCCGCGAGACGGTCAACACCAAGCTGCGCATGGTGCTGGACGAGGCCACGGAGAAGTGGGGCGTGAAGGTGACGCGCGTGGAGCTGCGCGAGATTGAACCGCCCCAGGCCATCAAGTCCGCCATGGCCAAGCAGATGACCGCCGAGCGCGAGCGCCGCGCGGAGGTCACCAAGGCCGAGGGTGACAAGGCCGCCGCCATCCTCCAGGCCGAAGGCGAGAAGATCTCCCGCATCCTGCGCGCGGAGGCCGAGCGCGACGCGGAGATCGCCCGCGCGGAGGGCCACAAGCGCGCCGTGATGCTGGAGGCCGAGGGCAAGGCCGAGGCCACCCGCCTCACCTTCGAGGCCATCCACACCGGCCGGGCCACGCCGGAGGTGCTCGCGCTGCGCTACCTGGAGACGCTCCAGGAGCTGGGCAAGGGCGACAACAAGATGTTCGTCCCCTACGAGGCCACCGCCGCGCTGGGCTCCATCGCCACGCTGAAGGAGGTGTTCGCCAAGGACGACGCCCCGGCCGCCGCGCCCCAGCCCCAGCTGCGCGCGCCCGCTCCGTCGGCCGCCGCGCTGAGCGCCCAGGCCCTGGCCCGCAACGCGGCCGCCAGCGCCACCCTCCCGGCCACGCGCCGGGTGCAGCCGCCGTCGGACGAGTAG
- a CDS encoding alpha/beta fold hydrolase yields the protein MPYLSIRGARLYYEDTGGSGEPVLFSHGLLWDSRLFHRQVEALRGHYRCIVYDHRGQGLSEPPPGDSVIDLRTVYEDAVAVIQALGLAPCHFVGQSMGGFVGLRLAARHPELLRSLALLDSSAAAELPLTLARYRVLTTLTHWLGLRPVVDRIMSLYFGRTFMRDPERAAERALLRRQLVANPRAVWRAMQGVIHRRSVEGELHRIQTPTLVLVGDEDAVTVPEVAERLHQRIRGARLRRLSCGGHMCILEQPQAVNVALGDFLEEVERTSLQEEVLAAVN from the coding sequence ATGCCATACCTGTCCATCCGTGGTGCACGACTGTACTACGAGGACACAGGGGGAAGCGGGGAGCCGGTGCTTTTCAGCCACGGGCTGCTCTGGGACTCCCGTCTGTTCCACCGGCAGGTGGAGGCCCTGCGGGGCCACTACCGCTGCATCGTGTACGACCACCGGGGCCAGGGGCTGAGCGAGCCCCCGCCTGGCGACTCGGTCATCGACCTGCGCACCGTTTACGAGGACGCGGTGGCCGTCATCCAGGCGTTGGGGCTGGCGCCGTGTCACTTCGTGGGCCAGTCCATGGGCGGCTTCGTGGGCCTGAGGCTGGCCGCGAGGCACCCGGAGCTCCTGCGCTCGCTGGCGCTGCTGGACTCTTCCGCCGCGGCGGAGCTGCCGCTGACGCTGGCGCGCTATCGGGTGCTGACGACGCTCACGCACTGGCTGGGCCTGAGGCCGGTGGTGGACCGGATCATGTCGCTCTACTTCGGGCGCACGTTCATGCGGGACCCGGAGCGGGCCGCGGAGCGGGCGTTGTTGCGCCGGCAGCTGGTGGCGAACCCGCGCGCGGTGTGGCGCGCGATGCAGGGCGTCATCCACCGCCGCAGCGTGGAGGGGGAGCTGCACCGCATCCAGACGCCAACGCTGGTGCTGGTGGGGGACGAGGACGCGGTGACGGTGCCGGAGGTGGCGGAGCGGCTGCACCAGCGCATCCGGGGCGCGCGGCTCAGGCGGCTGAGCTGCGGCGGGCACATGTGCATCCTGGAGCAACCCCAGGCGGTCAACGTCGCGCTGGGAGACTTCCTGGAGGAGGTGGAGCGCACCTCGCTCCAGGAAGAGGTGCTGGCGGCGGTGAACTAG
- a CDS encoding WbqC family protein, with product MSGHPGVLVAEQPHYLPWVDFYEQVARAGTLVVLDDVQWLRRGWQRRTRVALPYGVPTPPPSEPGFQWLSIPLEDPHRDTRIRDLAVDSSQPWARKHLQALVTLYGGRPHFRSQVLPLVEPFYDAAARESGPGSLLRVLLSSMALFHGPLGLEPNLVLSSTLERRGEDKTQRLVEYCLQTGAHTYYSGTGSTVYLKPERFRAVDVRLLWQRFRHPDYAQGREGRFVTGLSIVDVLANVPVETVRTWLQPSPWGPFAGDGPQPLQPADAAVGVEPAGLSKRTK from the coding sequence GTGTCCGGACACCCTGGAGTCCTCGTCGCCGAGCAGCCCCACTACCTGCCGTGGGTGGACTTCTACGAGCAGGTGGCCCGCGCCGGTACGCTGGTGGTGCTGGACGACGTGCAGTGGCTCCGGCGCGGTTGGCAGCGCCGCACGCGCGTCGCCCTGCCCTACGGCGTGCCCACGCCGCCCCCGTCCGAACCGGGCTTCCAGTGGCTGTCCATCCCGCTGGAGGATCCGCACCGCGACACGCGGATCCGCGACCTGGCGGTGGACTCGAGCCAGCCCTGGGCGCGCAAACACCTGCAGGCGCTGGTGACGCTCTACGGAGGCAGGCCCCACTTCCGCTCGCAGGTGCTGCCGCTCGTGGAGCCCTTCTACGACGCCGCCGCGCGCGAGTCTGGCCCGGGGTCGCTGTTGCGCGTGCTCCTGTCCAGCATGGCGCTGTTCCATGGACCGCTGGGCTTGGAGCCGAACCTGGTGCTCTCCTCCACGCTGGAGCGCCGGGGCGAGGACAAGACGCAGCGGCTGGTGGAGTACTGCCTCCAGACGGGCGCGCACACGTACTACTCGGGGACGGGCTCCACGGTGTACCTGAAGCCGGAGCGCTTCCGCGCCGTGGACGTGCGCCTCTTGTGGCAGCGCTTCCGCCACCCCGACTACGCGCAGGGGCGCGAGGGGCGCTTCGTGACGGGGCTGTCCATCGTGGACGTGCTGGCCAACGTGCCTGTGGAGACGGTACGCACGTGGCTCCAGCCGTCGCCGTGGGGGCCGTTCGCGGGGGACGGCCCCCAGCCACTTCAGCCAGCGGACGCGGCGGTGGGCGTGGAGCCCGCCGGCTTGTCGAAGCGCACGAAGTAG